One region of Bacillus pumilus genomic DNA includes:
- a CDS encoding DEAD/DEAH box helicase has product MNETKFTTYELKSFIIDAIHELGFYEPTDIQKRIIPAVLKGESVIGQSQTGTGKTHAYLLPLIHSIDPSKEHVQVVITAPTRELANQIFKEAQTILKKASPEEEIKAKLYIGGTDKQKSIQKLKNQPHLVVGTPGRIADLIHEQALNVYKATSLVIDEADLMLDMGFLEDVDRIGSQMPEQLQMLVFSATIPEKLKPFLKKYMDNPKYAHVEPKRITAENIQHILVPSKQRDKLKLLHEMVTNVQPYLGIIFANTKTTVDEIASFLQEKGMKVGVLHGGLTPRERKKVMKQIDDLEFTYIVASDLAARGIDIKGVSHVINYELPSDLDFYVHRVGRTARAGSSGIAMTIYELADEDALIQIEKMGVVFENKTIVHGEWRDADDRLKRQRRKKAPNEIEEKAKRLVRKPKAVKPGYKKKMTREMDKIKRQERRKSKRNGK; this is encoded by the coding sequence ATGAACGAAACAAAATTTACGACATATGAATTAAAGTCTTTTATTATAGATGCTATTCATGAACTGGGCTTTTATGAGCCAACTGATATTCAAAAAAGAATCATCCCTGCTGTGTTAAAAGGAGAAAGCGTGATTGGTCAATCACAAACAGGAACAGGAAAAACCCACGCGTACTTATTGCCGCTTATTCATTCAATTGATCCAAGCAAAGAGCACGTACAAGTTGTGATTACTGCACCTACAAGAGAATTAGCCAATCAAATTTTCAAAGAAGCCCAAACAATCTTAAAGAAGGCCTCTCCAGAAGAAGAGATTAAAGCAAAGCTTTACATTGGCGGAACGGACAAGCAGAAATCCATTCAAAAGCTAAAAAACCAGCCGCATTTGGTTGTCGGCACACCTGGACGTATTGCTGACCTCATTCATGAGCAGGCGCTGAACGTTTACAAAGCGACATCTCTTGTCATTGATGAAGCGGATTTAATGCTGGATATGGGCTTTTTAGAAGATGTGGACCGTATTGGTTCACAAATGCCAGAGCAGCTGCAAATGCTTGTGTTCTCAGCAACGATTCCAGAAAAACTAAAGCCATTCCTGAAAAAATATATGGACAATCCAAAATATGCCCATGTTGAACCAAAACGGATTACAGCTGAAAACATCCAGCATATTTTAGTCCCATCTAAACAGCGCGACAAGCTAAAATTGCTCCATGAAATGGTGACGAATGTACAGCCTTATTTAGGCATCATTTTTGCCAATACAAAAACAACCGTTGATGAAATCGCATCATTCCTACAAGAAAAAGGAATGAAAGTTGGAGTGCTTCATGGCGGATTAACGCCGCGCGAACGTAAAAAAGTGATGAAACAAATTGATGATTTAGAGTTCACTTATATTGTGGCATCTGACCTTGCAGCCCGCGGAATTGATATTAAAGGTGTCAGCCATGTGATCAACTATGAGCTTCCATCTGATCTTGATTTTTATGTTCACCGTGTTGGTCGAACGGCTCGAGCTGGTTCATCTGGAATTGCGATGACTATTTATGAGCTTGCTGATGAGGATGCACTCATTCAAATTGAGAAAATGGGCGTTGTGTTTGAAAACAAAACCATTGTTCATGGCGAATGGCGAGATGCAGATGACCGCTTGAAGCGTCAAAGACGTAAAAAAGCACCTAATGAAATTGAAGAAAAAGCAAAGCGTCTTGTGAGAAAACCGAAAGCCGTCAAACCTGGATATAAAAAGAAAATGACACGTGAGATGGACAAAATCAAAAGACAGGAACGTAGAAAGTCAAAGCGTAATGGAAAGTAG
- a CDS encoding YaiI/YqxD family protein, with the protein MEGWRISHLNEHKQERTIYVDADACPVKDEILSVASQFQVPVTFIASYEHFQTKRSPLEDWRFVDTHKEAADLVIANSASAHDIVVTQDIGLASLLLPRQVIVLSERGRMYTNETIDFDLERRHVSSKQRRKGVYGKGPKKLLEEDKKRFITQLQKILSNHEGFLN; encoded by the coding sequence GTGGAGGGATGGAGAATTAGTCACCTGAATGAACATAAACAAGAGAGGACGATTTATGTCGATGCAGATGCTTGTCCTGTAAAAGACGAAATCCTTTCTGTCGCATCTCAATTTCAAGTACCTGTGACGTTCATTGCTTCATATGAGCATTTTCAAACCAAAAGATCTCCACTTGAAGATTGGCGGTTTGTAGATACACATAAGGAAGCAGCGGATTTAGTCATTGCGAACTCAGCTTCAGCGCATGATATTGTCGTCACCCAAGACATTGGTCTTGCCTCCTTACTGCTTCCAAGACAGGTCATTGTACTGTCTGAAAGAGGACGGATGTACACAAACGAAACAATTGATTTTGATTTGGAACGCAGACATGTTTCCAGTAAACAGCGAAGAAAAGGTGTATATGGAAAAGGTCCCAAAAAGCTTTTAGAAGAGGATAAAAAGCGATTTATTACGCAACTACAAAAAATCCTGTCGAATCATGAAGGATTTTTGAATTAA
- the dnaG gene encoding DNA primase, whose protein sequence is MSKRIPDELLEQIQKNADIVEVIGEYVQLRKQGRNYFGLCPFHGENTPSFSVSADKQIFHCFGCGAGGNVFSFLRQMEGYSFIEAVSHIADKYHIDLPDHVANAQIISSQQEDTADHKMIEAHELLKKFYHHLLVNTKEGQNALDYLRARGFTDETIAKFEIGYALDSWDFVTKFLEKRGFDPVMMEKAGLLIQRENGTGFFDRFRDRVMFPIHDHHGTVIAFSGRSLGDQQPKYMNSPETPLFHKSKLLYHFHDARMHIRKRERAVLFEGFADVISAVTSGVGESVATMGTSLTEEHVKLLRRNVEEIILCYDSDTAGYEATMKASDLLGKRGCKVRVAMIPDGLDPDDYIRKYGGEKFRNDIIDASVTLMTFKMNFFRRGKNLSDEGDRLTYMKQVLREISRLNGSLEQEIYMKQLAGEFSISLDSLKEQLELFEKQQRQEDKSTQEESGLEKRRAHLSTQVRRKRLRPAYENAERMLLAHMLKSDDVIRKVLDRVGIEFNIDSHRALATYIYALYEEGKEPTPQHLMNRIEDDIINQLLTDIFMIQVGDELSEAELSDYVKKVLNHRNLSMIKEKELERAEAERQKDFFKAATLAKEIVQLNRSLK, encoded by the coding sequence ATGAGCAAACGTATACCAGATGAACTTTTGGAGCAAATCCAAAAAAACGCAGACATTGTCGAAGTGATTGGAGAATACGTACAGCTTAGAAAGCAAGGTCGAAATTATTTCGGTCTTTGTCCATTCCATGGTGAAAATACTCCTTCATTCTCTGTTTCAGCAGATAAGCAAATCTTCCATTGTTTTGGCTGTGGTGCAGGAGGTAATGTATTTTCGTTCCTCAGACAAATGGAAGGCTACTCATTTATTGAAGCCGTTTCACATATTGCTGATAAGTACCATATTGATTTGCCTGATCATGTAGCAAATGCTCAGATCATCTCCTCACAGCAAGAGGACACTGCAGATCATAAAATGATTGAAGCGCATGAGCTTCTTAAGAAATTTTACCACCATTTGCTGGTAAATACAAAGGAAGGTCAAAATGCACTCGATTATTTACGGGCGAGAGGCTTTACAGATGAAACAATTGCCAAGTTTGAGATCGGATATGCTCTTGACTCTTGGGATTTCGTGACCAAGTTTTTAGAAAAGCGAGGGTTTGATCCTGTGATGATGGAGAAGGCCGGTCTTTTGATTCAACGTGAAAACGGAACAGGCTTTTTTGACCGCTTTAGGGATCGTGTGATGTTTCCCATTCATGATCATCACGGGACAGTCATCGCTTTTTCCGGAAGATCGCTTGGTGATCAGCAGCCTAAGTATATGAATAGTCCTGAAACGCCACTTTTTCATAAAAGTAAGCTGCTTTATCACTTTCATGACGCGCGTATGCATATTCGAAAACGCGAACGGGCGGTTCTTTTCGAAGGATTTGCTGACGTCATTTCAGCTGTCACATCAGGTGTCGGCGAAAGTGTTGCAACAATGGGTACGTCTCTAACAGAAGAGCACGTAAAACTTCTCAGACGGAACGTAGAAGAGATCATTCTTTGCTATGACTCTGACACGGCCGGTTATGAAGCCACCATGAAAGCATCAGATTTGCTTGGAAAAAGAGGATGTAAAGTTCGCGTTGCCATGATACCAGATGGACTTGATCCAGATGATTACATTCGTAAATATGGTGGCGAGAAATTTAGGAATGACATCATAGATGCAAGTGTGACATTAATGACTTTTAAGATGAACTTTTTCCGTAGGGGAAAGAATTTATCTGATGAAGGAGACCGGCTTACTTATATGAAGCAGGTACTCCGAGAAATTAGCCGATTAAACGGTTCCTTGGAACAAGAGATTTACATGAAACAGCTTGCTGGAGAGTTCTCGATCTCACTTGATTCATTAAAGGAACAACTGGAGCTGTTTGAAAAACAGCAGCGTCAAGAAGACAAAAGCACGCAGGAAGAAAGCGGGCTTGAAAAACGGCGTGCACATCTGTCAACACAGGTACGAAGAAAGCGTCTGCGGCCAGCATATGAAAATGCAGAGCGAATGCTGCTTGCTCATATGTTAAAAAGCGATGACGTGATCCGAAAAGTACTTGACAGAGTAGGGATTGAATTTAATATAGATTCTCACAGGGCGCTGGCCACGTACATTTATGCTTTGTATGAAGAAGGCAAAGAACCAACGCCGCAGCACCTGATGAACCGTATAGAAGATGATATCATCAATCAGCTTCTGACGGATATATTCATGATTCAAGTTGGAGACGAACTAAGTGAAGCTGAATTAAGTGATTATGTAAAAAAAGTGTTGAATCATCGGAATTTGTCAATGATAAAGGAAAAAGAACTAGAACGTGCAGAAGCGGAGAGGCAAAAAGATTTCTTCAAAGCGGCAACACTTGCAAAAGAAATTGTTCAGTTGAACCGTTCGCTGAAGTAA
- a CDS encoding Nif3-like dinuclear metal center hexameric protein: MAKTVNGHEIIQLFEQFSPKAYAMEGDKIGLQIGTLNKKVNNVMITLDVLENVVDEAIEKNVDLMIAHHPPIFRPLKHVATDQPAGRIIEKCIKHDIAVYVAHTNLDVADGGVNDLLAEALELEETSVLVPTYEDQIKQLALYVPQEFEEAIRTALGNAGAGHIGNYSHCAFSNEGTGSFLPSEDADPFIGETGQLEFVKEVRIETIFPASIEKQVIREMIKAHPYEEVAYSVHTTDLPPIQKGLGRIGELREPMTLGDFARFVKTKLDVNGARFVGDQDAVVKKVAVLGGDGNKYIHQAKRMGADVYVTGDLYFHVAHDAMMLGLNVVDPGHYAEKMMKEGVKAKLQSLCSEKKYDVQLFVSESNTNPFQFM; encoded by the coding sequence TTGGCTAAAACAGTAAACGGACATGAAATCATCCAATTATTTGAACAATTTTCACCAAAGGCATATGCCATGGAAGGTGACAAAATCGGTCTCCAGATTGGGACGTTAAATAAAAAGGTAAACAATGTCATGATCACCTTAGATGTACTAGAGAATGTGGTAGATGAGGCGATCGAAAAAAATGTGGATCTCATGATTGCTCACCATCCGCCGATCTTCCGTCCGTTAAAACATGTAGCGACAGATCAGCCAGCTGGACGAATCATTGAGAAATGCATCAAACATGATATTGCAGTATATGTGGCACATACGAATTTAGATGTGGCTGATGGAGGAGTCAATGACTTGCTTGCGGAGGCTTTAGAGCTTGAAGAAACAAGTGTGTTAGTCCCGACATATGAAGATCAAATCAAACAGCTTGCCCTCTATGTCCCGCAGGAATTTGAAGAAGCCATCCGGACAGCTTTAGGAAATGCGGGCGCCGGCCATATTGGCAACTACAGCCATTGTGCGTTTTCAAATGAAGGGACAGGCAGCTTTTTGCCATCAGAAGATGCGGACCCGTTCATTGGTGAGACCGGTCAATTGGAATTTGTTAAAGAAGTACGGATTGAAACCATTTTCCCGGCAAGTATTGAAAAACAAGTCATTCGTGAAATGATCAAAGCACATCCTTATGAAGAAGTCGCTTATAGTGTACACACGACAGACCTTCCTCCTATTCAAAAAGGGCTTGGCCGTATAGGGGAGCTAAGAGAGCCTATGACCCTTGGAGACTTCGCGCGATTTGTGAAGACAAAGCTGGATGTAAATGGTGCTCGCTTTGTAGGTGATCAGGACGCTGTTGTGAAAAAAGTAGCTGTGCTTGGCGGAGACGGAAATAAATACATTCATCAAGCAAAAAGAATGGGTGCTGATGTGTATGTGACAGGGGATCTTTATTTCCATGTCGCCCATGATGCCATGATGCTCGGGCTGAACGTAGTGGACCCAGGGCATTATGCAGAAAAGATGATGAAAGAGGGCGTAAAGGCGAAGCTTCAATCGCTATGTTCAGAGAAAAAGTATGATGTACAGCTCTTTGTTTCTGAATCAAACACAAATCCATTTCAATTTATGTAA
- the vrrA gene encoding VrrA/YqfQ family protein: MLGQRPMGDFQPHRPSRRHLGNGGQPGIFQRRQQAPIEQPFQGQGNQFQQMMPRSPSVQGGGVRGMGGIPGGESRALGGGAGMKGLLSKFLPGAGGAGVSGGSAGLQGIQSFANPATLSSMLGNVQKVLGMAQQFTPMIQQYGPLVRNLPAMIKLYSQLGSADDDETSTDEEPKEIGEETEVQKEVASGDDEIEENEEPEDILVKKAAPHTSPAPEAKPKKRPGSSVPKLYV; encoded by the coding sequence ATGTTAGGGCAAAGGCCTATGGGTGATTTTCAGCCGCACCGTCCCTCACGCCGGCATCTTGGAAATGGCGGACAGCCCGGAATTTTTCAAAGGAGGCAGCAGGCTCCTATCGAACAGCCTTTTCAAGGGCAAGGCAATCAATTTCAGCAAATGATGCCTCGCTCCCCGTCTGTACAGGGAGGCGGTGTACGCGGAATGGGCGGAATTCCAGGAGGCGAAAGCCGTGCACTAGGCGGCGGAGCAGGAATGAAAGGCTTGCTCTCTAAATTTCTTCCTGGCGCAGGGGGAGCAGGGGTTTCTGGAGGTAGTGCGGGATTACAAGGAATCCAGAGCTTCGCAAATCCTGCAACCCTCTCAAGCATGTTGGGAAATGTTCAAAAGGTGCTCGGAATGGCGCAGCAATTTACGCCAATGATTCAGCAATACGGTCCTTTAGTCAGAAATTTGCCTGCGATGATTAAGCTGTACAGCCAGCTTGGCAGTGCAGATGATGATGAAACAAGTACAGATGAAGAACCTAAAGAAATCGGCGAGGAAACAGAAGTGCAAAAAGAGGTTGCATCAGGAGATGATGAAATAGAAGAAAACGAAGAACCAGAGGACATCCTCGTCAAAAAAGCAGCTCCTCACACATCACCTGCTCCTGAAGCAAAACCGAAAAAAAGACCTGGCAGCTCTGTTCCAAAACTATATGTCTAG
- a CDS encoding pyruvate, water dikinase regulatory protein, producing MSNRVIFVVSDSVGETAELVVKAALSQFDGGSSDHSNIRRIPYVEDVGTIKEVISLAKADNGIVCFTLVVPEMRQFLIEEAEANGVVYYDIIGPLIDKMETAYGNEAKHEPGRVRQLDEDYFKKVEAIEFAVKYDDGRDPRGILKADIVLIGVSRTSKTPLSQYLAHKRLKVANVPIVPEVDPPEELFSVDPKKCIGLKISPDKLNHIRKERLKSLGLNDRAIYANIERIKEELEYFEKVVDRIDCQVVDVSNKAVEETANVIHQMLTKRGSE from the coding sequence ATGAGTAATCGCGTAATTTTTGTGGTATCAGATTCAGTAGGAGAAACGGCAGAGCTCGTAGTCAAAGCGGCACTTAGCCAATTTGATGGCGGCTCATCAGACCATTCAAATATCAGAAGAATCCCGTATGTAGAGGATGTCGGTACGATTAAAGAAGTCATTTCACTGGCGAAAGCAGATAACGGAATCGTCTGCTTTACTCTTGTTGTGCCAGAAATGCGCCAATTCTTAATTGAAGAGGCAGAAGCAAACGGAGTCGTTTATTATGACATCATCGGACCACTGATCGATAAAATGGAGACTGCTTATGGAAATGAAGCGAAACATGAGCCGGGGCGTGTACGTCAATTAGATGAGGATTATTTTAAAAAGGTTGAAGCCATTGAGTTCGCAGTGAAGTATGATGACGGCAGAGACCCAAGAGGCATTCTAAAGGCTGATATTGTGCTCATCGGTGTATCACGCACATCTAAGACACCACTATCTCAATACTTGGCGCATAAACGGCTGAAGGTAGCAAACGTTCCAATTGTTCCTGAAGTAGATCCGCCAGAGGAGTTATTTTCAGTTGATCCAAAGAAATGCATCGGTCTGAAAATCAGTCCAGACAAACTAAATCATATTCGTAAAGAGCGTTTGAAATCTCTAGGTTTAAATGATCGCGCGATTTATGCGAACATTGAACGGATTAAAGAAGAGCTAGAGTATTTTGAAAAAGTGGTGGACCGCATTGACTGTCAAGTTGTTGATGTATCGAATAAAGCAGTTGAAGAAACGGCAAATGTCATTCATCAAATGCTGACCAAAAGAGGTTCCGAATAA
- a CDS encoding deoxyribonuclease IV has protein sequence MLKIGSHVSMSGKHMLLAASQEAASYGSNTFMIYTGAPQNTRRKKIEDLNIEAGQAHMKEHGMTDIVVHAPYIINIGNTVNPATFELGVDFLRSEIERTEALGARQIVLHPGAHVGAGPEAGIQKIIEGLNEVIVKGQKVQIALETMAGKGSECGRSFEELAQIIDGVTHNEALSVCFDTCHTHDAGYPIVTDFDGVLEEFDRIIGIDRIKVLHINDSKNVQGARKDRHENIGFGEIGFDALNNIVHHPQLQDVPKILETPYVGEDKKNKKPPYKFEIAMLKEKQFDEGLLDKIKNQ, from the coding sequence TTGTTGAAGATTGGTTCACATGTATCCATGAGCGGAAAACATATGCTTCTTGCAGCGAGTCAAGAAGCTGCCTCTTATGGTTCGAATACGTTTATGATTTATACAGGTGCACCGCAAAATACGCGCCGTAAAAAAATTGAAGACCTCAATATTGAAGCTGGACAAGCGCATATGAAAGAGCATGGTATGACAGATATCGTCGTGCATGCACCATATATTATTAATATTGGGAACACCGTCAATCCAGCGACCTTTGAGCTTGGTGTGGACTTCCTTCGCTCTGAGATTGAACGTACAGAAGCGCTAGGTGCGAGGCAGATTGTTCTCCACCCAGGTGCACATGTCGGAGCAGGACCAGAAGCAGGAATCCAAAAAATCATTGAAGGTTTAAACGAAGTCATCGTAAAAGGGCAAAAGGTTCAAATTGCACTTGAAACAATGGCTGGCAAAGGATCAGAGTGCGGAAGAAGCTTTGAAGAGCTTGCCCAAATTATCGACGGAGTGACACATAACGAAGCACTTTCTGTCTGCTTTGATACGTGTCACACACACGATGCTGGTTATCCGATTGTGACTGACTTTGATGGGGTGTTAGAAGAATTTGATCGAATCATTGGTATTGACCGAATCAAGGTTCTTCATATTAATGACAGTAAAAACGTACAAGGCGCAAGAAAAGACCGACATGAAAATATCGGCTTTGGTGAAATTGGCTTCGATGCACTGAACAATATTGTGCATCATCCGCAGCTTCAAGATGTGCCCAAAATCTTAGAAACGCCTTATGTAGGTGAAGATAAAAAGAATAAAAAGCCACCTTACAAATTCGAAATTGCAATGCTAAAAGAAAAGCAATTTGACGAAGGCTTACTAGATAAAATTAAGAATCAGTAA
- a CDS encoding 4-hydroxy-3-methylbut-2-enyl diphosphate reductase, translated as MNVIKISPRGYCYGVVDAMVIAKNAALDKNLPRPIYILGMIVHNKHVTDAFEEDGIYTLDGPNRLDILKQVESGTVIFTAHGVSPEVRQIAEEKGLVAIDATCPDVTKTHELISEKTADGYDIIYIGKKGHPEPEGAVGVAPDKVHLVESEADIEALDLTSDKLLITNQTTMSQWDVHDLMELIKEKYPHVEYHQEICLATQVRQEAVSQQAGQADLTIVVGDPKSNNSNRLAQVSMEIAGTQAYRIGDLSELKLEWLQGVNTVAITAGASTPTPITKEVIRFLENYEPDDESTWKIERSVPLSKILPRVKTKK; from the coding sequence ATGAATGTAATTAAAATTTCGCCGCGTGGCTATTGCTATGGCGTTGTAGATGCAATGGTCATTGCTAAAAATGCCGCACTTGATAAAAACTTGCCACGCCCAATTTATATATTAGGTATGATTGTGCACAACAAACACGTGACAGATGCCTTCGAAGAAGATGGGATCTACACACTGGACGGCCCAAACCGCTTGGACATTTTAAAGCAGGTTGAAAGCGGAACAGTTATTTTCACTGCTCACGGCGTTTCACCTGAGGTTCGTCAAATTGCAGAAGAAAAAGGTCTTGTCGCCATTGATGCAACCTGTCCCGATGTAACGAAAACACATGAACTCATTTCAGAGAAAACAGCCGATGGGTATGACATTATTTATATCGGAAAAAAAGGTCATCCTGAGCCAGAGGGAGCTGTCGGAGTAGCCCCTGACAAGGTGCATCTTGTCGAATCAGAAGCGGACATTGAGGCGCTCGATTTAACATCAGATAAATTGCTTATCACCAATCAGACAACGATGTCTCAGTGGGATGTCCACGATCTGATGGAGCTCATAAAAGAGAAATATCCTCACGTCGAGTACCATCAAGAAATTTGTCTTGCGACACAAGTACGTCAGGAAGCTGTATCTCAGCAAGCTGGCCAAGCCGATCTTACCATTGTTGTCGGCGATCCAAAAAGTAATAACTCCAACCGTCTGGCACAAGTGTCAATGGAGATTGCTGGAACGCAGGCTTACCGTATTGGTGACCTAAGTGAGCTCAAGCTGGAGTGGCTGCAAGGCGTAAATACCGTTGCCATTACTGCTGGCGCTTCTACACCAACGCCTATTACAAAAGAAGTTATCCGTTTCTTAGAAAACTACGAGCCGGATGATGAATCAACTTGGAAGATTGAACGATCGGTTCCTCTTTCGAAAATACTACCGCGCGTGAAAACAAAGAAATAA
- a CDS encoding tRNA (adenine(22)-N(1))-methyltransferase, with the protein MNEMNLSKRLKRVADFLPHEAVFADIGSDHAYLPCYAILHQKAVKAVAGEITEGPLQSAKQQVHRLELDDQISVRKGNGLEVIEKGEVNAVTIAGMGGALIASILHDGKHKLTGHERLILQPNIHAHHIRLWLYQEGYELMGEVILEEDGKIYEIIIAEKGDKDKAYEGMSIETGMLVGPFLAKEQNEVFRRKWMQELQHMEKIESQIQQAARTEENKERLEELHVKIKILKEVLTVG; encoded by the coding sequence ATGAATGAAATGAATTTATCAAAACGATTAAAAAGAGTCGCAGACTTTTTACCACATGAGGCTGTCTTTGCTGATATCGGCTCAGATCATGCCTATTTGCCGTGCTATGCAATCCTGCATCAAAAAGCAGTAAAAGCGGTTGCTGGTGAAATTACAGAAGGACCGCTTCAATCGGCGAAGCAGCAAGTACATAGACTTGAATTAGATGACCAGATCTCGGTCAGAAAAGGTAATGGTCTTGAAGTCATTGAAAAGGGCGAAGTGAATGCTGTAACGATTGCAGGTATGGGCGGAGCACTCATCGCAAGCATTTTACATGACGGCAAGCATAAGCTCACAGGCCATGAAAGGCTTATTCTTCAGCCGAATATCCATGCTCACCACATTCGTTTATGGCTCTATCAAGAGGGGTATGAATTGATGGGTGAAGTCATTTTAGAAGAGGATGGCAAAATATACGAAATCATCATCGCCGAAAAAGGCGACAAAGATAAAGCCTATGAAGGGATGTCAATTGAAACAGGCATGCTAGTTGGTCCGTTTCTTGCGAAAGAGCAAAATGAAGTCTTCCGGCGCAAGTGGATGCAAGAGCTTCAGCATATGGAGAAGATAGAAAGTCAAATTCAGCAGGCAGCGCGAACAGAAGAGAACAAGGAGCGTCTTGAAGAGCTGCATGTAAAAATAAAGATTCTAAAGGAGGTTTTGACTGTTGGCTAA
- the rpoD gene encoding RNA polymerase sigma factor RpoD, with the protein MADKQAHETETELTFEQVRDKLTETGKKRGVLTYEEIAERMSSFEIESDQMDEYYEYLGEQGVELISENEETEDPNVQQLAKAEEEFDLNDLSVPPGVKINDPVRMYLKEIGRVNLLSAKEEITYAQKIEEGDEESKRRLAEANLRLVVSIAKRYVGRGMLFLDLIQEGNMGLMKAVEKFDYRKGYKFSTYATWWIRQAITRAIADQARTIRIPVHMVETINKLIRVQRQLLQDLGREPTPEEIAEDMDLTPEKVREILKIAQEPVSLETPIGEEDDSHLGDFIEDQEATSPSDHAAYELLKEQLEDVLDTLTDREENVLRLRFGLDDGRTRTLEEVGKVFGVTRERIRQIEAKALRKLRHPSRSKRLKDFLE; encoded by the coding sequence ATGGCTGATAAACAAGCCCACGAAACCGAAACTGAATTAACCTTTGAACAGGTGAGAGATAAGCTCACTGAAACGGGTAAAAAACGGGGCGTTTTAACATACGAAGAAATTGCAGAGCGTATGTCTAGCTTTGAAATTGAATCAGACCAAATGGATGAATACTATGAATATTTAGGCGAACAGGGTGTAGAGCTCATTAGTGAGAACGAAGAGACAGAAGACCCAAATGTTCAGCAGTTGGCTAAAGCAGAAGAAGAATTTGACCTAAATGATTTAAGCGTACCACCAGGTGTCAAAATTAATGATCCTGTTCGTATGTACTTAAAAGAAATCGGACGCGTCAATTTGTTATCTGCTAAAGAAGAAATTACGTATGCTCAAAAGATCGAAGAAGGCGATGAGGAATCAAAAAGAAGATTAGCGGAAGCAAACCTTCGTCTCGTTGTCAGCATCGCGAAACGCTACGTCGGACGTGGTATGCTGTTCCTTGACTTGATTCAAGAAGGAAACATGGGTCTTATGAAGGCAGTTGAGAAGTTTGATTACCGCAAAGGATACAAATTCTCAACATATGCGACTTGGTGGATTAGACAGGCGATCACGCGTGCGATTGCCGATCAGGCAAGAACAATCAGGATCCCGGTTCATATGGTAGAAACCATTAATAAATTGATCCGTGTTCAAAGACAGCTTCTGCAAGACCTAGGCAGAGAACCAACGCCAGAGGAAATTGCTGAAGACATGGATTTAACGCCAGAAAAGGTTAGAGAAATTCTTAAAATTGCACAAGAGCCAGTATCTTTAGAAACACCTATTGGTGAAGAAGATGACTCGCACCTTGGTGATTTTATTGAAGACCAAGAGGCGACATCTCCATCTGACCATGCTGCATACGAATTGTTAAAAGAGCAGCTTGAAGATGTACTAGACACGCTAACGGACCGTGAAGAAAATGTACTGAGACTACGTTTCGGACTAGATGACGGAAGAACACGTACGTTAGAAGAGGTTGGAAAGGTGTTCGGCGTCACAAGAGAGCGTATCCGCCAAATTGAAGCGAAAGCTCTGCGTAAATTAAGACACCCAAGCAGAAGTAAACGATTAAAAGACTTCTTAGAGTAG
- the cccA gene encoding cytochrome c550, producing the protein MKRNPLIPFLLIAILGIGLTFFLSMKGLKDEDKIASGGEEQKQEETANATPEELYKQNCLSCHGENYEGGAGPALKGVGDKLEVADIKKKIQEGGNGMPGGLIPNEKLDEMSEWVSKIK; encoded by the coding sequence ATGAAACGGAATCCACTTATACCATTTTTATTGATTGCCATTTTAGGTATTGGACTCACTTTTTTCTTATCAATGAAGGGGCTGAAAGATGAAGACAAAATCGCCTCTGGAGGCGAGGAGCAAAAGCAAGAAGAAACAGCGAATGCGACGCCGGAAGAATTGTATAAGCAAAACTGTCTGAGTTGTCACGGGGAAAACTATGAAGGCGGTGCAGGTCCTGCATTAAAAGGTGTTGGAGACAAGCTTGAAGTAGCAGACATCAAGAAGAAAATTCAAGAAGGCGGCAACGGGATGCCAGGCGGGCTAATCCCGAATGAAAAGCTCGATGAAATGTCAGAATGGGTATCCAAAATTAAATAA